The genomic segment CGGGAGCGGCTGGACGCCGCGTTCACCGGGGGCGCGCCGCTGGAGGACCTCCCCCAGACGCTCGCCCACCTGCGGGTCGTGGAGGGCATCGGGCGCCTCCTGGACGTGGACCTGCCCTTCGACGATCTCCTTGAGGCGTGCGCGGCGCTGGTCAGCGAGGCCGTCGAGGCGGATTTCACGGCGGTGCTCGTCCCGCACGGTGAAGGGCTCGCCGTGCGGGTCCCGCAGACCGCGCACCTGTTCTCCAGCGAGGTTGAAGAGGCGGCAGCCACGCTGCTGAGCGGGTCAGCGGGGGTGCTGGGCTCAGTAGGCCAGCGGGCGGAGCCCCTGTACCTGGAGGCGTACGCGGATCAGCCGCGCGCCGTCCCCGCACTCGTGGCGGCGGGCGTGCAGCAGGTGGCGTACATACCGCTGGGAGACGGTGCGCAGCGGCCGCTGCTGCTGGTCATGCGCCTGGCCGGGAATCCCGTGACGACGTGGCGCGCGCCGGACCGGGCCCTGCTGGAGGTCACGGCCCGGACCATCGGGCACGCGCTGCGCCGGCAGTCCGCGCTGAACCGGGCGCACGCCCAGGCGCGTGAGGACGGCCTCACCGGCGTCCTGAACCGCCGAGCATTCAGTGAGGACGTCCTGGAAGCCGCCCACCACGGCCCAGGCGTGCATCTGGCCGTGATTGACCTGGACGGCCTCAAGAGCGTAAACGATCACGAAGGGCACGCGCAGGGGGACCGGCTGCTGCAGGTCTTCGCGCAGGCGCTGCACGCTGAGGTTGCCAGCCGCGGGCAGGTCTACCGGCTGGGCGGCGATGAGTTCGCCGTGCTCAGCGGCGTGAGCGTGGACGCCCTGCTGGCGTGCGTGCAGGTGGCCGCGCACGCGGCGCGGCGGGCCGTGCAGAGCGCCGTGAGTGCCAGCGTCGGCGTGGCCTCCTGGGCCGAAGCGGGGAGTGCCGACGCGCTGCTCCGGCTGGCCGACACCCGCATGTATGACATGAAACGCCTGCGGAACCCACCCAGCTGACCGCCAAATCCCACCAGGACCGCCCATGACTTACTGGGTCAACGTGACGTGAGCCCAAGAATGGCCAGTCGGGCCGCCCGGACTCAGGCTGACCAGCGGCGCGTCAGGCTCGGGCATTCCCGCAGGTGACGTCCAGTGGGGCGGCCGTCCGGGCGCTGGTCAGGTGGGACGCTGCCCGGACGGCCGCATTCCCGATCTCGGCGAGCCGGGGCCGGCGCCGCAGCGCGACACCCTGCCCGAGCTTCGCCTCGAACGCCGCGCGTCATGGCCTTAGCCGCGCGCCGTGCTCCTCGAACACCTCGTCCACACTGGGCGTATCCAGCAAACCGGTAGAGCGCAGGCAAGCGCACGCCATGCGGCCCCACCTCCAGCGTGAACTGATGCAGGAAGGTCCCCGTCACCGCGCACGCCAGGCCGCATCCACCATGGCTCGACACAGGCCGCCCCCGGCGTGATCTTTCACGTCACAGCGGAGCGCGCCGGTATCATCCGCCGGGCCGCGGCCGTGGCCGTCACGACCTGCGCGGTCAGGGCACGCCGGAGCGGATACGGGACGTCCGACAGGGGCATCGCGGTGAGCGGCACGCCCTGTGTGTCCTCCAAACCCACCGCACGTCTGCTTTTGCCGCGCTGGCGTGTTCCGTCCCCAAAGAGGTCATCCTGCGCTCTAGGATGACGCATGGACCCCTCCGCGCTCTGGCTGAACGAGCACTCACCGCTACTCCGGACTCCGTTGACGGCGCTGCTCGTCGTGGCAGAGGTCGGCAGCTTCAGTGACGCGGCCGAACGGCTGGGCATGGCACAGTCCACGCTCAGTTACGCCGTCCGGCAGGCCGAGGAGGCCCTCGGCGTCGTGATCTTCGAGCGGGGCAGGCACGGCGCGCGCCTGACACCCGCCGGGCAGGCTGTCATGGTGCAGGCCCGGCACGCGGCGCTGGCCGTGCAGGCCATGCACCTGAGCGCGAACGGCCAGCTCAGCGGGACCCTCCGGATTGCCTCGTGCCGGAGCGTTCTGCGCCACCTGATCACGCCGGCCCTCCAGCCGTTCAGTGCGCGTTACCCGCAGGTCAACGTCGAACTGACCGACACCCGAGGTGAGCATGACGAGGTGGCGCACTTGGTCAGCAGCGGCCAGGTGCACCTCGGCCTGGGCCGCCTGCCGATGCCCGCCAGCCTGGTCACCACACCCGTGCTGGGTGACGAGTACCTGCTGGTCAGCGCTGCGAACTCGGCCCCCATGCGCACCTGGGACGATCTACAGGCCGCCCGATTCATTGTCTGCGAGGAAGACTGCGCGCCACACGTGGCCGCACACATCGCCCGCCACGCCACCGCACCCGTACCCGCCGTGCGGCT from the Deinococcus radiotolerans genome contains:
- a CDS encoding sensor domain-containing diguanylate cyclase, coding for MSLTPPAQDEAARLRELARYQVLDTDREESFDRFTRLAARLLRTPVALINFVDEHRQWSKSMVGPGVSEVPRSQSFCAWTIQGDAPFVVEAAPTDPRFAANPLVLGAPHVHMYAGAPLITPSGYRIGALCVTDSRAHPLSSEDLHALQDLAALVMQELEARRERLDAAFTGGAPLEDLPQTLAHLRVVEGIGRLLDVDLPFDDLLEACAALVSEAVEADFTAVLVPHGEGLAVRVPQTAHLFSSEVEEAAATLLSGSAGVLGSVGQRAEPLYLEAYADQPRAVPALVAAGVQQVAYIPLGDGAQRPLLLVMRLAGNPVTTWRAPDRALLEVTARTIGHALRRQSALNRAHAQAREDGLTGVLNRRAFSEDVLEAAHHGPGVHLAVIDLDGLKSVNDHEGHAQGDRLLQVFAQALHAEVASRGQVYRLGGDEFAVLSGVSVDALLACVQVAAHAARRAVQSAVSASVGVASWAEAGSADALLRLADTRMYDMKRLRNPPS
- a CDS encoding LysR family transcriptional regulator; protein product: MDPSALWLNEHSPLLRTPLTALLVVAEVGSFSDAAERLGMAQSTLSYAVRQAEEALGVVIFERGRHGARLTPAGQAVMVQARHAALAVQAMHLSANGQLSGTLRIASCRSVLRHLITPALQPFSARYPQVNVELTDTRGEHDEVAHLVSSGQVHLGLGRLPMPASLVTTPVLGDEYLLVSAANSAPMRTWDDLQAARFIVCEEDCAPHVAAHIARHATAPVPAVRLHDANVALGMVAAGQGYTILSRLVVTPLLRGLRTTPLPVPLWRTTGLVTTPAGAQHPLVTAFQDQVLHPEGLRTRLGPLARLLTIPERLTARVPVP